A window of the Bdellovibrio sp. ZAP7 genome harbors these coding sequences:
- a CDS encoding flagellar brake protein, with protein MDQEIFKKLSREDELVKLLIDLAAAQGEVLCKGKTENLVKVKAVHWHSQSKHLECLLEPQENLKTGEEFLGYFFLGGEKYYFEGTATVYGNRCQIPLPKEMFHLQRRQNYRVRIPAGFQAFFDIVQINNTAAKIHAKLGDLSAQGCRLIEKETVATFKMGDSLKGKLLIAKNSAIELTAVVRHVKLEGGNQVVGVEFQGLTPIQENNLFALTMEIHKEVFKRQ; from the coding sequence TTGGATCAGGAAATCTTCAAAAAACTAAGTCGCGAAGATGAGCTGGTAAAACTGCTCATCGATCTGGCCGCCGCTCAGGGCGAAGTTCTTTGCAAAGGTAAAACGGAAAATCTAGTTAAGGTAAAAGCCGTGCACTGGCATTCGCAATCCAAACATTTGGAATGCCTTCTTGAACCCCAAGAAAATCTAAAAACTGGTGAAGAGTTTTTGGGCTACTTTTTTTTAGGTGGCGAGAAATACTATTTCGAAGGCACAGCCACTGTTTATGGTAATCGCTGTCAGATTCCTTTACCAAAAGAGATGTTTCACCTGCAGCGCCGTCAGAATTATCGCGTCCGCATTCCTGCAGGCTTCCAAGCCTTCTTTGATATCGTTCAGATCAACAATACCGCTGCAAAAATTCATGCAAAGCTGGGTGACCTCAGTGCTCAAGGATGCCGACTGATAGAAAAAGAAACAGTTGCGACATTTAAAATGGGAGACTCTCTGAAAGGCAAACTGCTGATTGCTAAGAATTCAGCGATTGAATTAACTGCAGTCGTCCGTCATGTGAAACTTGAAGGTGGGAATCAGGTGGTGGGTGTTGAATTTCAAGGGCTCACCCCAATTCAGGAAAACAACCTCTTTGCGCTCACCATGGAAATTCACAAAGAGGTCTTTAAACGCCAGTAG
- a CDS encoding MarR family winged helix-turn-helix transcriptional regulator, with protein MAKLFIQTIPSQEELQQNAKELCPNADIASLYSHLLFRKVATDLESKYDNFFARWNLSPGRYTLLVILRKAPAGLMPSEIAQKVGVTQATISGLINSLEKAQLVQRTTHEKDGRSFVIKLTDKGESVLKEIAPEWYGGIGAFFGQFNDEEKKVLNSLLTRMTQNLGLLNMK; from the coding sequence ATGGCTAAGCTTTTCATCCAAACCATTCCCTCTCAAGAAGAACTGCAACAGAATGCCAAAGAGTTGTGCCCGAATGCGGATATCGCTTCACTTTACTCTCACTTGCTTTTCAGAAAAGTGGCGACAGACCTAGAATCTAAATACGATAACTTCTTTGCCCGCTGGAATTTATCCCCAGGCCGCTACACTTTATTAGTTATTCTTCGTAAAGCACCTGCAGGTCTGATGCCTTCTGAGATTGCGCAGAAAGTAGGAGTAACTCAAGCAACGATCTCCGGTCTAATCAATAGTCTTGAGAAAGCACAGTTAGTGCAAAGAACCACTCATGAAAAAGACGGTCGTTCTTTCGTGATCAAGCTAACTGATAAAGGCGAAAGTGTCTTAAAAGAAATCGCGCCAGAATGGTATGGCGGCATCGGTGCTTTCTTTGGTCAGTTCAATGACGAAGAAAAGAAAGTATTAAACAGTCTATTAACTCGAATGACTCAAAACCTAGGCCTGCTCAATATGAAATAA
- a CDS encoding SAM-dependent methyltransferase produces the protein MIAYLAPTKFLPELQAELKNITAVHGNLVLTDGPIQTSVWAQNIWTNAEIIPFESISQAVKALKSRGLLWALYSFDNHRRAQLIQDQLPKLRPRVLNFLDPLPKDPLGAWTLIDKNTLLVSSQTNSLFPLGEVAFNEDKETPPSRAYLKLWELFTVYGVRPSKGQRVVDFGSCPGGWTWVLQQMGCDVISIDRAPLDEKIARLPRIEFKKTNAFTVKPSDIGAIDWFFSDIICYPAKLLELVLEWQRSGLCQNFVCTIKFQGGTDFETLKKFQELENAHVLHLHHNKHEVTVWIRKSSKN, from the coding sequence ATGATCGCTTATCTTGCTCCGACAAAATTTTTGCCCGAACTGCAGGCTGAACTTAAAAACATCACCGCAGTTCACGGCAACCTGGTTCTAACTGATGGGCCCATCCAGACTTCTGTGTGGGCCCAAAACATTTGGACCAATGCGGAAATCATTCCCTTTGAATCTATCTCCCAAGCAGTCAAGGCTTTGAAAAGCCGTGGCTTGTTGTGGGCTCTTTATTCCTTTGATAATCACCGACGCGCTCAACTGATTCAGGATCAATTGCCTAAACTTCGTCCGCGTGTCTTGAACTTCCTGGATCCTTTACCTAAAGATCCATTGGGTGCCTGGACCCTGATTGATAAAAACACCCTGCTGGTTTCAAGCCAAACCAACTCCCTTTTCCCGTTGGGAGAAGTGGCTTTTAATGAAGACAAAGAAACTCCACCGTCACGGGCTTATTTAAAACTGTGGGAGCTTTTTACGGTTTATGGAGTTCGCCCCTCCAAGGGTCAACGAGTCGTTGACTTTGGTAGTTGCCCGGGTGGTTGGACATGGGTACTTCAACAAATGGGCTGCGATGTTATCAGCATTGACCGTGCACCGCTGGATGAAAAAATCGCACGTTTGCCACGAATAGAATTTAAAAAAACCAATGCCTTCACTGTGAAGCCCTCTGATATTGGGGCCATCGATTGGTTCTTTTCAGACATCATCTGCTACCCGGCTAAATTGTTAGAACTAGTTTTAGAGTGGCAGCGTTCAGGACTTTGCCAAAACTTCGTTTGCACTATAAAATTTCAGGGTGGGACCGACTTTGAAACTCTTAAAAAGTTTCAAGAGTTGGAAAATGCACATGTCCTGCATCTTCATCACAACAAGCACGAGGTTACCGTTTGGATCAGGAAATCTTCAAAAAACTAA
- a CDS encoding HlyD family secretion protein, translating to MTNIKNNKKQIMIGAGAALVVAGAVFGYYEWSHVSTDNAQIQAHTLMLSSKVPGIVVEVLVQDNDPVKEGQVLARIDSQDYKNNVKQAEADLDGVKAKLHDAEANYKRMADLLRQNVVSRAQYDNAEATFREISKKVQAIQAQVSTAQLNASYTEIKAPSDGRIARKSVEPGMVIPPGQPLFGFVADSSRWVIANFKETEITNIEKGKYVKVEVDALPGQEFHGEVDSLSPSTGAVFSLLPPDNATGNFTKVVQRVPVKIMLKDLTPKDIEKLQAGLSANVSVKVR from the coding sequence ATGACGAACATTAAGAATAATAAGAAACAAATTATGATCGGTGCCGGAGCTGCGCTTGTAGTTGCAGGTGCGGTTTTTGGATACTATGAGTGGTCCCACGTTTCTACTGACAATGCTCAGATTCAGGCTCACACCTTGATGCTCTCTTCGAAAGTTCCTGGAATCGTCGTGGAAGTGCTGGTTCAAGATAACGATCCGGTGAAAGAAGGCCAGGTTCTGGCTCGTATCGATTCACAGGACTATAAGAATAACGTAAAGCAAGCAGAGGCAGACCTTGATGGAGTGAAGGCAAAACTTCACGACGCGGAAGCGAACTATAAACGTATGGCCGATCTTCTTCGTCAAAACGTGGTGTCTCGGGCTCAATATGATAATGCTGAAGCGACATTCCGTGAGATCAGCAAAAAAGTTCAGGCGATTCAAGCTCAAGTATCAACAGCGCAGTTGAATGCGAGTTACACAGAAATCAAAGCTCCATCAGATGGTCGCATTGCGCGCAAATCAGTTGAGCCGGGCATGGTGATTCCTCCAGGGCAACCCTTGTTTGGTTTCGTTGCCGACAGCTCTCGCTGGGTGATCGCGAACTTTAAAGAGACAGAAATTACGAATATCGAAAAAGGCAAATACGTGAAGGTCGAAGTCGATGCATTGCCAGGGCAGGAGTTCCACGGCGAAGTGGATAGCTTAAGCCCAAGCACTGGTGCCGTGTTCTCTTTGCTTCCACCCGATAATGCGACTGGTAACTTCACGAAAGTTGTTCAGCGTGTGCCGGTTAAGATCATGCTTAAAGATCTAACTCCGAAAGATATCGAAAAGCTTCAAGCAGGATTATCTGCCAACGTATCCGTAAAGGTTCGTTAA
- a CDS encoding LysM domain-containing protein, which translates to MKRIERLLFTIIFLVSSVTTAQEGTTYRQYIVQPGDTLSNIADRIRGGHTYGQDENLARLLKLNPSLKDYHSIFVGQVILVPIRDLRSVASDESSAASVAVASATVTPSSIATSVAPAAKAEVTPATPVAAPAVAAQSPAPTPTITPTSIPAKSLAPAEPPISGAKDDEDEVTHRFEIKAGYQISTLSAEDNVTHSKADLNTDHDLTASIGWSQQWMDKFKTLFSFSLRNLAFQPSTNSSKTIVNDSKTLYGLNFGGHYLLTDGMAVGLSAGYGQELYLHGLTTTSVSIDTANVSSFGASLDYQIFKKKSTSVGFLVSGSYLSGTSTDTYTIDGGSLYKGLLYIRRDKNGRLLSFEVGVQQRNQNTSVSDLSETNVFGNVIYGFDLFNEEKK; encoded by the coding sequence ATGAAAAGAATCGAACGTTTGTTATTCACGATAATCTTCTTGGTGAGCAGTGTTACCACGGCTCAAGAGGGAACTACTTATCGTCAGTACATCGTTCAGCCAGGTGACACTCTTTCAAATATCGCAGATCGAATTCGTGGTGGCCATACTTACGGCCAAGACGAAAACCTGGCTCGCCTGTTGAAACTAAATCCGTCGTTGAAAGACTACCATTCTATTTTTGTCGGGCAAGTGATCTTGGTTCCAATTCGTGACTTGAGAAGTGTGGCGAGTGATGAAAGCTCGGCAGCTTCCGTTGCAGTGGCTTCGGCAACGGTGACACCTTCGTCAATTGCAACATCGGTTGCTCCAGCAGCAAAAGCGGAAGTAACACCAGCAACTCCGGTTGCTGCTCCTGCCGTTGCGGCACAGTCACCAGCACCTACTCCGACGATAACTCCTACATCTATACCTGCAAAATCACTGGCCCCTGCGGAACCTCCGATAAGCGGTGCGAAAGATGACGAAGACGAAGTGACCCATCGCTTTGAAATAAAAGCGGGATATCAGATTTCAACTCTTTCTGCCGAGGACAATGTCACTCATTCAAAAGCGGATCTTAATACGGATCACGATTTGACGGCTTCAATTGGCTGGTCACAACAATGGATGGACAAGTTTAAAACTTTGTTCTCGTTTTCTTTGCGAAATCTTGCGTTCCAACCTTCGACGAATTCTTCTAAAACCATTGTCAATGATTCTAAAACTCTTTATGGCTTAAACTTTGGTGGACATTATTTGCTAACCGATGGAATGGCTGTGGGTCTGTCAGCTGGATACGGTCAGGAACTTTATCTACACGGTCTCACGACAACTTCCGTGTCTATCGATACCGCGAATGTTTCTTCTTTCGGTGCCTCTTTGGATTATCAAATATTTAAAAAGAAATCCACGTCTGTGGGTTTTTTGGTATCTGGTAGCTATTTAAGTGGGACTTCCACAGATACTTATACTATCGACGGCGGCAGTCTTTACAAAGGTCTTTTGTACATCCGCAGAGATAAAAATGGACGCCTTCTTTCTTTTGAAGTCGGTGTTCAACAAAGAAATCAAAATACATCTGTATCGGATCTTTCTGAAACCAACGTTTTTGGCAATGTGATTTACGGTTTTGATCTCTTCAACGAGGAGAAGAAGTAA
- a CDS encoding TolC family protein: MTKIKMAAALTALLCAPTAGLAETLSLADSLNLASGNSPQVKRAEAAKDEASWKKVEAYSQFLPRVTVGGTHLLDNKFMVEQMNFGGGPTSIELIQPYTIWSARAEWLVFDGLANYDRYSSMSYGATAAEKEADWAKFQINEETKAKFYKALAAVELEKVANQNVKTLEDHLDRAKAFRKSGAGTNFDVLRVEVQLNEAQSEKLNSEDNTILARQNLLMSLGVDDTGQSLTGLLPVPDAQKIASLNKPAKIERLDYQAMTDREISAHKAWLAAYKHWVPKFSVFGQADYYNNISKGLTDQDFNNAYSVGVNMTWNVFDGFASSAQAAQADARQVQARESVRQAKLKDTYDFDFWKRRYLYSAALYKAKTVDVQKAQESVRLATESFKAGTRTSSEVLDAELDLFRARAGLVNAQVSAAEAMISLELSLGKEL; encoded by the coding sequence ATGACAAAGATTAAAATGGCAGCCGCTCTAACAGCTCTCTTATGCGCTCCCACAGCAGGGCTCGCTGAAACTCTTTCACTAGCAGATTCTCTTAATCTCGCATCTGGCAACTCTCCGCAAGTTAAACGCGCGGAAGCGGCTAAAGATGAGGCAAGTTGGAAAAAAGTTGAAGCATACTCTCAATTTCTTCCTCGTGTGACCGTCGGTGGAACTCATTTGCTCGACAACAAATTCATGGTGGAGCAAATGAACTTCGGTGGTGGACCAACATCCATCGAATTGATTCAACCATATACAATCTGGTCGGCACGTGCCGAGTGGTTGGTGTTTGACGGACTAGCGAATTACGATCGCTACAGCTCCATGAGTTACGGCGCAACGGCCGCAGAAAAAGAAGCCGACTGGGCAAAGTTTCAAATCAACGAAGAAACCAAAGCGAAATTCTATAAGGCATTGGCAGCCGTTGAGCTAGAGAAGGTGGCGAACCAAAACGTAAAAACTTTGGAAGACCACTTGGATCGCGCCAAAGCTTTCCGTAAAAGTGGAGCAGGTACAAACTTTGACGTTCTTCGTGTAGAAGTTCAATTGAATGAGGCTCAATCTGAGAAATTAAATTCTGAAGACAACACGATCCTGGCTCGCCAAAATCTTTTGATGAGTTTGGGCGTCGATGACACTGGTCAATCGCTGACAGGTCTATTGCCAGTTCCTGATGCGCAAAAAATCGCCAGCTTGAATAAGCCTGCGAAAATTGAGCGCCTGGATTATCAGGCGATGACGGATCGTGAGATCTCGGCACACAAAGCCTGGCTTGCAGCTTACAAACACTGGGTGCCGAAATTCTCGGTCTTCGGGCAGGCAGACTATTATAACAATATCAGTAAAGGTTTAACCGATCAGGATTTTAACAATGCTTATTCTGTCGGTGTGAACATGACTTGGAATGTTTTCGATGGTTTCGCTTCGTCAGCGCAAGCGGCCCAAGCAGATGCTCGTCAAGTGCAAGCCCGCGAAAGTGTTCGTCAGGCGAAACTGAAAGATACGTATGATTTTGATTTCTGGAAACGTCGCTATCTGTACTCGGCAGCTTTGTATAAAGCAAAAACCGTCGACGTACAAAAAGCGCAGGAAAGCGTTCGTCTGGCAACAGAGTCTTTCAAGGCGGGAACTCGTACGAGTTCTGAAGTTTTGGATGCGGAACTCGATTTGTTCAGAGCGCGCGCAGGTCTCGTAAATGCACAGGTAAGTGCAGCAGAAGCAATGATTAGTTTAGAATTGTCCCTCGGGAAGGAACTGTAA